A single genomic interval of Pueribacillus theae harbors:
- a CDS encoding carbon-nitrogen hydrolase family protein, whose product MDQSFIRVAAVQMDCLLGNKQKNLERAYALIKKAVRQGAQFIVVPELFNTAYRVEDDDVELAEAIPGTTTDWMVETAKEFNIVLVGCILEQGESRGIVYDTSLLVTHEGIKGKYRKTSLWDQEKVRFAIGDDFPVVDLGWGKVGMQICYEIGFPEGARILALKGADILVYPSAFGKARFYAWDLATRSRALENGCFLIASNRVGTEKGETTFAGRSRITNPKGEILSEAGEDNEVILADIDLKEVAKQRREIPYLRDLNKKLVFGHFN is encoded by the coding sequence ATGGATCAAAGTTTTATTCGTGTCGCAGCAGTTCAAATGGATTGTTTACTCGGTAATAAGCAGAAAAACCTTGAAAGAGCTTATGCTCTCATTAAAAAAGCCGTTAGACAAGGGGCACAATTTATTGTCGTTCCTGAACTATTTAATACTGCCTATCGGGTAGAGGATGATGATGTAGAGTTAGCTGAAGCGATTCCTGGGACAACAACGGATTGGATGGTTGAAACGGCAAAGGAATTTAACATCGTTTTGGTAGGCTGCATTTTAGAACAAGGTGAAAGTCGGGGGATTGTATACGATACAAGTTTGTTAGTCACCCACGAAGGAATCAAAGGGAAATACAGGAAAACAAGCCTATGGGATCAAGAAAAAGTAAGATTTGCTATAGGTGATGATTTTCCAGTTGTAGATCTTGGGTGGGGAAAAGTCGGTATGCAAATCTGTTATGAAATCGGTTTCCCTGAGGGGGCAAGAATATTAGCTTTAAAAGGTGCAGATATTCTTGTTTATCCATCTGCCTTTGGGAAGGCGAGATTCTATGCATGGGACTTGGCGACGCGCTCAAGAGCACTTGAAAATGGTTGTTTTTTAATTGCCTCTAACCGTGTCGGAACAGAAAAAGGTGAAACAACGTTTGCAGGGCGCAGCCGAATTACAAACCCAAAAGGTGAGATTCTGTCGGAAGCAGGAGAAGATAATGAAGTTATTTTAGCTGATATTGATTTGAAGGAGGTGGCTAAGCAAAGGAGAGAAATTCCTTACCTTAGAGACTTAAATAAAAAATTGGTTTTTGGGCATTTTAACTAG
- a CDS encoding sigma-54 interaction domain-containing protein, translating to MSQKKKTNNLDNKYIVREHSESYDNQLDTYKELSMDLKAIFDSSYDVIYVADNKGRTLRVSSACKRLWGKDADELVGKNVSDLEKEGIYSPSITRLVLERKEKVSTIQTTKTGKRLMVVGTPIKDNEGNVIRVVNASRDITEVSQLQAELAELRRLSEGYKQELMALREKKKAEHQIIYKSEEMKKAIDLAQRVASVDSTVLILGESGVGKEVVANFIHEMSARKEKPFIKINCGAIPESLLESELFGYDKGAFTGAKKEGKMGLFELANEGTLFLDEIAEMPFSLQVKLLRVLQENEIMRVGSTKTIKVNIRIIAATNRDLNKEIKNGRFREDLYYRLNVVPIHIRPLRERRQDILPLLMHFIEYYNQKYDKTKTLSPKALDSLQQYDWPGNVRELQNIVERLIVISDETEISTRYLSEMIDTPQTSHKQKVEVHDILPLKECLDLAEKQLLSLAKKRYQSTTSIANVLKVNQSTISRKLQKMNKETS from the coding sequence TTGTCTCAAAAAAAGAAAACAAATAATTTAGATAATAAGTATATCGTACGAGAGCATAGCGAATCGTACGATAACCAATTGGACACCTATAAAGAATTAAGTATGGATTTAAAAGCCATTTTTGACTCTTCATATGATGTGATTTATGTAGCCGACAATAAAGGCAGAACGCTCAGAGTTAGCTCAGCGTGTAAACGTTTATGGGGCAAAGATGCAGATGAGCTTGTTGGCAAAAATGTTTCTGACTTAGAAAAAGAAGGAATATATAGCCCGTCAATTACAAGGCTAGTGCTTGAACGTAAGGAGAAGGTATCCACAATCCAAACAACAAAAACAGGGAAAAGGTTAATGGTGGTCGGCACACCAATTAAAGATAATGAAGGAAATGTGATTCGTGTTGTTAATGCCTCACGGGATATAACCGAGGTTAGTCAATTACAGGCTGAGTTAGCGGAATTGAGGAGACTCTCAGAAGGATACAAGCAAGAGTTAATGGCTTTACGGGAAAAGAAAAAAGCAGAACATCAAATCATTTACAAAAGTGAAGAAATGAAAAAAGCAATTGATCTTGCCCAACGCGTTGCATCTGTAGATTCAACCGTTTTAATTTTAGGAGAATCCGGAGTTGGAAAAGAAGTTGTCGCCAACTTTATTCATGAAATGAGCGCAAGAAAGGAAAAGCCTTTTATCAAGATTAATTGTGGGGCAATTCCAGAAAGCTTGCTCGAATCTGAGCTATTTGGATATGACAAGGGTGCTTTTACTGGTGCAAAGAAAGAAGGAAAGATGGGTCTATTTGAACTTGCTAATGAAGGTACGCTATTTTTAGACGAGATTGCCGAAATGCCTTTTTCTCTACAGGTTAAATTGTTAAGAGTTTTACAAGAAAATGAAATTATGCGCGTCGGAAGTACAAAAACGATTAAAGTCAATATTCGAATTATAGCCGCGACAAACCGTGATTTAAATAAAGAAATAAAAAATGGCCGTTTTCGCGAAGATTTATATTATCGTCTAAATGTCGTGCCAATTCATATCCGTCCACTAAGGGAAAGGCGCCAGGATATTTTGCCGCTGCTCATGCATTTCATCGAGTATTATAATCAAAAATATGATAAAACAAAGACATTGTCACCAAAGGCTTTAGATTCATTGCAACAATACGATTGGCCTGGAAATGTCAGAGAACTGCAAAACATTGTTGAACGACTGATTGTGATATCTGATGAAACTGAAATTTCCACGAGATATTTATCGGAAATGATTGATACACCTCAAACCAGTCATAAACAAAAGGTAGAGGTGCATGACATTTTGCCATTAAAAGAGTGCTTAGATTTAGCTGAAAAACAATTACTTTCATTAGCCAAAAAACGTTATCAATCAACAACATCAATCGCAAATGTATTGAAGGTAAACCAGTCTACGATTAGTCGAAAGCTTCAAAAAATGAATAAAGAAACGTCTTAA